In Streptacidiphilus sp. P02-A3a, the DNA window GCAGCACACAGAGCCCTGCCTTCAGCGCCGACATGCCGCGCAGTTCCTGTAGGTACAGCGTGGTGACGAAGAGGAAGGCGCCGAACGCGCACAGGGCCGCGAACGCCATCACGATGGCCGAGCTGAACGGGACGCTGCGGAACAGCCGCAGCTCCAGCAGGGGCTCGGCGCGGCGGGACTCGTAGGCCAGCAGGGCCACCACGGCCAGCAGCGAGACCACGAGCAGGGTGAGGATGAGCGGCGAGGTCCACCCCGACCTGCTGGACTGGATGATGGCGTAGACGAGGCTGCCCAGCACCACGATCACCAGCAGCTGGCCGACCGGGTCCACCCGGCGCGCCCGCGGGGCGCGGGACTCGGGTACGAACAGAAGGGCGCAGACGATGGCGACGGCCACTATCGGCACGTTGATCCAGAAGATCGAGCGCCAGCCGAAGGCGTCGACCAGGGCGCCGCCGAGGATCGGTCCGAGTGCCAGCGAGAGTCCGGACATGGAGCCGAACACGCCGATGGCCTTGGCTCGTTCGGTCGGTTCGGTGAAGGTGGTGGCGATGATCGCCATGGCCACCGGGTTGAGCATGGTGCCGCCCACGGCCTGTAGGGCGCGGGCCCCGATCAGCCAGCCGATGCTCGGCGCCAGGGCGCAGAGCAGCGAGCCGACCCCGAATGCCGCCAGCCCGATCACGAAGACGCGTCGGCGGCCGATCCGGTCGGCGGTGGCCCCGGCCAGCAGCAGGAAGCTGGCCAGGACCAGGGTGTAGGCGTCGACGGTCCACTGGAGATTCGACACCGAGGTCTTCAGGTCGCGATTGATGGTGGGTAGTGCGACGTTGACGATGGAGATGTCCATCACCACGACGATCATGCTTGCGCAGCAGATCGCGAGCGTCAGGAGCCGACGCTGCCGGCTGAGTTCGGGCATGGAGTCCAGTCCAATCAGTGGCTGCATGCGATCAATGGACGCCCGTTCAATGGGCGCCGTCGGCGATCGCGGGAATGGCGCATGGCCTCACCAGAAACCTTGAGGGCCCCGGACGTTGGGCTGTGGCGAGGACGACTATGACGCTACTATTTAGAGTGTGCTCGAAATCAAGCCTGAGCGAACCATTCCGCCGACACCCACCAACGGCACCGGTACCCCGACGGGCCTGAGCATCGGGGAGGCGTCCCGGCGTACCGGTGTCAGCGTCCACACGCTGCGCTACTACGAGCGGGTCGGCCTGGTCATCACGTCCATCGACCGAACCCCCGGTGGCAGACGCCGCTACCGGCAGCCAGACCTGGACTGGATCATCCTCTGCACCAAGCTCCGGGCCACCGGCATGCCGATCCGGAACATCCAACGCTACGCCGAACTCGCCTCGGCCGGACACGGCAACGAGGAGCACCGGCTGGCGCTGATGGAGGCACACCGTGCCGAGGTCACCGCCAGGATCGATGAGCTGCAACTGAACCTCAAGCTCATCGACCACAAGATCCACGTGTACCGTGAGCGGCTCGCCGCAGGGGACGCCGAAAGCCTGTGGATGCCGACCATCGAGGGCGGGGTCGGCTGAGCGGGGTGGTTCGCCCCGCTCAGCCGATTCGCCTGTTTCAGTGAGTTGGTGACGGGTCGTCGACTATGGCGACGACCCGGGTCCAGCCCGCGCCGAGCCCGGCCAGCTTGACCGGGAAGCAGGCCACGGTGAATCCGTGCGCGGCCGGTAGCCGATCCAGGTGGGCCAGTTTCTCCAGTTGGCAGTAGGGCCGCTCGCGCCCGTAGAGGTGGGCCGGCCAGAGCACCGCCTGGTCACCGCTGCTTCGATACTCCCCGATCATGGAGGCGAACGGTCGGTCGAAGCCCCAACTGTCGATGCCGATCACCTTGGCGCCGCGCTCGACCAGCCAGGCCGTGGACTCCCGGGTCATTCCCGGGTGCTCGCTGCGGTACTCCGCCGTCCCCCAGAGTCGGTCGGCCCCCGTCCAAATCAACGGGATGTCACCGGGCCTGAGTTCGTACTCGGCCTTGGCCAGCGCGTCCTCCAGGTCGGCGGCGGTGATGCCGGCTCCCGGGGGGATGTGCCGCAGGTCGAGCCGGACGCCGGGGGCGAAGCACCACTCCAGCGGAATCCGGTCGATGGAGTCCGCCGCCTGCCCGGCGCTGGTGAGCCCGTAGTGCAGCGGCGCGTCCATGTGGGTACCCGTGTGCGTGGTCAGCGTGATCGTCTCGTTGGAGATCGCCTCCCCCTCCGGGAAGTCCTCGGGCCGCAGGCCGAGGGCGGCGGGGGCGGCGGCGTGGTCGAGCACCGACACCTCGACCGGGGTGGCTTCGCTCGGACCGTCCAGCAACGGCACGCTCAGATCGATCAGCCGTCGGCTCACGCGGCGTTCCCGACGGCCTGGGCGCGGCGCTCGGCCTCCTGCCGGACCGCGTCCAGGTCCGCGTGGCTGTTGGTCTCGACGGCGGCACGCAGCAGCTCCGTGGCCCGCTCCTGGCTGGGAACGGCTTCGGTGGCGCGGGCCGCGAAGTCGTGGGTGATCACGAGCTGGGTACGGTTCCCGTCCAGCGGCAGCGCGCGCCACTCGCCGCCCATGAACTCGATCATCGGCGCGCTCTCCAACTGTCGGTAGCCGATCACGCGGTGACGGCGATTCAGCTCGCGCCGGGTCACCCAGCTCTGCAACTGTCCGCTGACGTCGACCACCAGCCGCGCGATCTGGTGGTGATCGCTCTCCTCGAGAATCGTGGAGGCTTGGGTGGGCGGGAAAAGTTCGGAGTACCGCTCGATGTCGGCCAACACGGCGTAGACGACGTCCGCGTCCGCCTCGACGGTGACGGTGTGCTCGGTGTGGTACATGGCGCTCCCGTTTCTGCTGCCCGACAGCAGCATCGGCTCGTGGTTCGCATACGATGACTCGTAGTTCAGCTGTGCCCGCCATTTCGCGATGAACTCGTGCACGGCCGACTGCTCGGAGAATTTCCGCAGGGTCGCCGTGTCGACGCAGGAGAACTGCGCGATGTGCGTCGCGGTCATTCCCTTCGACTTCTCGTCGACCGGCAGCAGCACATGCGGCTGCCAATCGAATTCCGTGATCAGGCCGGAGTTGACGGCTAGGTCGTGCAGGCCGTCGAAGAACGTCCGGACGTCGTCGGCGCTGGTCTCCGACGAAAACCGGTAAATGAGGGTGTGCACAATCATGGTTTCCTCCGAATGATAGTTCCGATGACGCCGAAAACGCTAAGGAGAACTCCTAAAGAATCCCTAGACGGGCACTGTTGTCGGCCGCCGCCAGCGCCGGCCGCAGCACCTCGGCGCACCAGGAGCGGAAGTGGGTGGGTGTGGCGGACTCCGCTGTGCGCGGGACCAACTCGTCCAGGCCGCGGTTCTTGGCGAGCAGCATCTCGGCCGTGGCCAGGGCCATCGCCTCGGACATCCCCACCCCGGTCATCACGGCACGGAACGCCTCGGCCGACAGTTGCCGGTACTGGACCGGACGGCCCACCACCTCGGAGATCACGGCCGCCGTCCGGTGGAAGGACAGGTCCTCGGGGCCGAGCAGCGGAACCTCCCCCTGGCCGTGCCAGTCGCGGTCCAGCAGCAGGCCGGTCGCGGCGGCGGCCACGTCCCGGGCAGCGACCGTGGGCAGTCGGCGGTCGCCGTCGATGAGCGAGTAGAACTCTCCCCGCTCCCGGATCAGCGCGGCCTGGCCCAGCAGGTTCTCCATGAACGCGGGCATGGTGAGGGCGCGGTAGTCGACGCCCGTCCCAGTGATCAGGTCGTCCATCGCCAGCGAGGCAGTCGCCAGCCCGGCGCTCGCGGTGAAGCCGCGTCCGAGCGCGGAGACGCCGACGACCCGGCGCACGCCCCGCCGGACGAACGCGGCGCAGGCCGCGCGGGTGAAACCGGTGAACGCCTCGTCCACCACGGCCGCCGCGGGGTCCGGCGGGACCAGCCAGAACACCGCCTCCGCGCCGTCGAAGGCGCGATCGACGACCTCGGCGTCGCGGTGGGAGCCCGGCACGACCTCGACCCGGTCGCGGACGCCGAACGGCAGTCGGGACGGGTTGCGCGCGATCACGCGGACCTGCTCGCCCGCGTCGAGGACGCCGGTGAGCACTCGGCGGCCCACAGCGCCGGTCGGGGTGGTGACCACGATCATGGGATGCTCCTCGTCGGATTCGCCGTACGCACGGACGCGGCCTCGGCCTCAGGTCAGTCCAACTCCCCTCACGGTACGTCGCCTGGACGGCCAGAAAGGCTGCTGGAGAACGAAGTTGACCCACGACTGCCCCCGGCCAGAGCTCCGCCCATGCGCTGCTTGAGCGCCCCTCTAGGCAAGCGCGGGACCGTCGTCACACGGCGGCAGCCTCAGGTGAGGCCGCCCGGTCAACGCTGTGCAAGTGCCGATCTGACCCAGAACCCGGGAGCGCGGATGCTGTCTGAGAAGGACCTCGTCGGAGTCTGGCGGCTCGTCTCGCACTTCTATGTCGACTCCGACGGCTCCACCAGCGAGGGGCCGTTGGGCGACAAGGCGGACGGGCTGCTGATCTACCACCGGAACGGCTACATGACCGCCAGCATGATGCGCACGGTTCCGCTGACGACCGAGGACTGCGCCGCGCCGCAGACGTACCTCGGCTCGGCCGACGACTTCTTGGGCTATGCGGGACGCTGGCGACTGGCCCACAACGTGGTCGTGCACCAGGTCAGCATCGGCTCCCACGCCCGGGTGGTGAACACCCGTCAGTTCCGGCACGCCGAAATGATCCAGGACACGCTACGCCTGCGCCGCCGCCTGGGCGGCCCGCACGCCCTCGTGGTGATGGACTGGCAGCGAGTGGCGGAGGCGACGACGGTCGAGCCCGTGGACCGGGGACTGCTGTACGCCTGACCTGCTCGACGCCCCCGGCCCCGCTCGCTACCGACGGTCGGAGCACCGTCTCGGGCTGGGACGCGTCCGGGGGGACGGTGTGGTCCTCCACGACCGCCGGCACCGTCGGCGGAACCGGCACCCCGGTCCTGGCGATGGCGCTCAGCCAGCAGGTCAGCCAGCGGGGTGGTGGCGAGCTGCTGGCGAGCGTCTCCGACCCGGCCGCGGTCAGCTCCGCCGAGCCCGACGGCCCGGAGCACACCCAGATGATCGGGTTCGACCCGCGCACCGGCCGCTCGCAGGCCATGCCGCTGCTCGGCGACGCCTACACGGCGACCTCGGCGGACGTGAACGGTGACGGCGTCAGCCCTGGTTGAAGCAGAGCCTCAGTTCGTTGAGGTCGTAGAAGTAGCTGCCCTTGGCGATCGGCTTGCAGGAGGGCTTGAAGGCGGTCTGCTTCTCGTTGTACAGCATGCGGACCAGGTACTCGGTGCCCTGGGCGCTGGTGGAGCCACCGCCCTTGGCGCTGACGGCGGGGCCGGAGTACAGGTCCCACTGGACGTTCGCGGCCATGGGGGTGACCTGGGCGCCGCGCCAGGGGTTGTTCTGGTAGGTGTACGGCTGGTTCGGGTCCGCGGCCTCGGTGCTGCCGGGCAGGTCCAGCAGGACCGCGAGCGGGATGATCTCCTCGGCGTGGGTGAACCGGAGTACGGCGCCCGCGTCGCTGGTGCCGTCGGCCTTCGCCTCGGCCTGGGTGAACAGGTCGTCGAGCAGGACGTCGGCCATGTTGTAGGTGATGGTGCGTCCGCTGAAGGCGGGGCCCTTCTGGTAGAAGGACGTGGCGTCGTCGAGGTAGGCGAACCAGTGGGCGTCCTGGGCCGGGAGGAAGGGGTCGAGGTCCACGTCCGGGGCCTCCACGCTCAGGTCGGGTGCGGCGCTGTAGAGGTTGTACAGCGAGGTGGAGAAGGAGATCTGGTCGGCGCTGGACATCGCCTTGACGAAGCTCGCGTCGAACAGCCGCGAGACGATGTGCTCGGCGGACTCCGCGGTGCTGGACTCGCCGTCGATCTCGGCCAGTACCGCGGTCAGCTCCGGGTCGCTCGCCAGGTACGCCTGGTAGTCGGCGTTCTGCGGCTGCTTGTGGAAGTACAGCAGGTTCTTGTCGGTCACCGGGGCCTGGATCAGCCCGGCCAGTGCCGGGTCACCGGTGGCCAGCTCACTGGTGAAGGCGTTGGCGCTGGCCACGACGCGGGCCACCCCGGAGGTCTCCACCTCGATCGGCTCCCGCTCGGCGGCGATGGTGGTGAAGAGCGAGGGCAGGCGGCGCTCCAGACGCAGCGCCAGCTGCTGCTGCTCCCGCACCCCGAGACCGGACAGGTTGCCGTAGCCGACGGACACCGCGGCGGCCTGGAGGGTCTGCACCTGGGGTCCCAACCGCGCGCCCAGCCCGGTCAGTTCGCCCTGTGCCTGCGCGCTCCGCAGCACCGCCAGCACCGCGTCGATGTCGCTGCTGTCCGTCATGGCACGGGCTCCGTGGCGGATGACGTTCTCGGTGAAGACGGGGGTGAAGCCCTTCGGCGCGCGCTGGTAGCCGGTGGGGCTCTGCTGCGGCTGGTACGGCGTCATCGTCGTGTAGAAGTGCCGGTCGGCGTGCGAAGCGGGCCTCAGGTCCTGGGCCGTGGCGGTGCCGGCGGTGAGGGGGACGGCGGCAACCGTCAGGGTCACGGCCAGGGCCACACCGGTGGCGACGTTGCGCTTCATAGGGGTTGTCCTTCGGACGGTTCGGGGCTGTCGACCGGACGGACACGACGCCTCGCCCGGCATCCTCACCGCTGCGGCCGAACCGGAACTGGACTGGCACCAAGATCCAGGTGAGGGGAAGGTGAACGCCCCGCGGGAGTCCTTCAGCGAACGCGAGTCGCGCGGGACGCCGCGGCTGGCGGCAGGGGTGAGCGATACGGTGATCGGGTGATGGAGCCGCTGCCGGACGATGTGGCCCGGGTGCTCGACGTCCTCCTCGACGGGGCCGACCCGGCCCACGCGGTGCTCCGTCGCCAGATCCCCCACCTGCGGGTGTCGGGCCGGTGCCGGTGCGGGTGCGGCACCGCCTACTTCGCACTCGACCCGGCCGCCCTGGAGGCCGCGCCGTCGGGGCCGGGCACGGTGGTGGCGGCCGAGGCCCAGCTCTACCTGGCGGACGGTGACTGCCCCGGGGAGGTCCTGGTCTTCGCGGAGGACGGCTACCTGTCGTGGCTGGAGGTCTGCTCCTGGAGCGACACCGTCGACGTCACGCTGGCCACGGTCCGAGAGTTCCTGCGGCGCTGACGCCGGGGTACCGGCTCAGCCGAGGGCGTGCCGCAGGGCGGTGCTGATCCGCTCGACATCGGCCGGTGTGGTCCGCCAGTTGCTGAACGCGGCCCGCAGCGCCGGCACCCCCGCGTAGACGGTCGGAGTGAGGAACGCGACCTCGGCGAGTTCCTCGACGAGGGCCGCGAGCCGCTGCGGGGTCGGGTCCTCGGCCAGGGTGAAGCAGACGACGTTCAGCCGCACGGGGGCCAGCAGCCGCAGGCCCGGGTGGGTTTCGACGGCCTGCCCGAGTCCGCGAGCGCAGGCGATGTCCCGCTCGACGATCTCACGGTGCCCGTCGCGGCCGTAGGCGCGCAGGGTGAACCAGGCCGCGAGGGCGCGCAGGCGCCGCGAGTTCTCCGGGGTCAGATGGACGAGGTCGGGCGTGCTGCCCAGCGGACCGAGGTAGGCCGCCGAGTTCTGGAAGACCCGGGCCTGGAGATCCCGGCGCCGGGTGAACTGGACCGCGCTGTCGTAGGGGACGTTGAGCCACTTGTGCAGGTCCACGCAGACCGAGTCGGCCGCGTCCAGACCCGCCACCAGGTGGGCTTCGGCCGGTGCGAGCGCGGCGAAGGCGCCGAACGCCGCGTCCACGTGCAGCCAGAAGTCGTGGTGCCGCTTCAGCGCGGCGACGGCCCGCAGGTCGTCGAAGTCGACGGTGTTGACCGTGCCCGCGTTGGCCACCACC includes these proteins:
- a CDS encoding MFS transporter; this encodes MPELSRQRRLLTLAICCASMIVVVMDISIVNVALPTINRDLKTSVSNLQWTVDAYTLVLASFLLLAGATADRIGRRRVFVIGLAAFGVGSLLCALAPSIGWLIGARALQAVGGTMLNPVAMAIIATTFTEPTERAKAIGVFGSMSGLSLALGPILGGALVDAFGWRSIFWINVPIVAVAIVCALLFVPESRAPRARRVDPVGQLLVIVVLGSLVYAIIQSSRSGWTSPLILTLLVVSLLAVVALLAYESRRAEPLLELRLFRSVPFSSAIVMAFAALCAFGAFLFVTTLYLQELRGMSALKAGLCVLPVGVLIVLLSPRTGRWVGAHGPKLPLLVSGAALALGGIASLFISPTTPVLALLGVYVLFGVFQGTINPPITNTAVSGMPRSMAGVATSLASAGRQTGTTLGVAISGTIVGSSLARGTTTFTNAAHGVWWMLAGLGVVIFCLGMLSTSRKARATAARAAALFEDVDKSSQAQAPVASRG
- a CDS encoding MerR family transcriptional regulator; this encodes MLEIKPERTIPPTPTNGTGTPTGLSIGEASRRTGVSVHTLRYYERVGLVITSIDRTPGGRRRYRQPDLDWIILCTKLRATGMPIRNIQRYAELASAGHGNEEHRLALMEAHRAEVTARIDELQLNLKLIDHKIHVYRERLAAGDAESLWMPTIEGGVG
- a CDS encoding cyclase family protein, with the translated sequence MSRRLIDLSVPLLDGPSEATPVEVSVLDHAAAPAALGLRPEDFPEGEAISNETITLTTHTGTHMDAPLHYGLTSAGQAADSIDRIPLEWCFAPGVRLDLRHIPPGAGITAADLEDALAKAEYELRPGDIPLIWTGADRLWGTAEYRSEHPGMTRESTAWLVERGAKVIGIDSWGFDRPFASMIGEYRSSGDQAVLWPAHLYGRERPYCQLEKLAHLDRLPAAHGFTVACFPVKLAGLGAGWTRVVAIVDDPSPTH
- a CDS encoding aromatase/cyclase gives rise to the protein MIVHTLIYRFSSETSADDVRTFFDGLHDLAVNSGLITEFDWQPHVLLPVDEKSKGMTATHIAQFSCVDTATLRKFSEQSAVHEFIAKWRAQLNYESSYANHEPMLLSGSRNGSAMYHTEHTVTVEADADVVYAVLADIERYSELFPPTQASTILEESDHHQIARLVVDVSGQLQSWVTRRELNRRHRVIGYRQLESAPMIEFMGGEWRALPLDGNRTQLVITHDFAARATEAVPSQERATELLRAAVETNSHADLDAVRQEAERRAQAVGNAA
- a CDS encoding NAD(P)H-binding protein, producing MIVVTTPTGAVGRRVLTGVLDAGEQVRVIARNPSRLPFGVRDRVEVVPGSHRDAEVVDRAFDGAEAVFWLVPPDPAAAVVDEAFTGFTRAACAAFVRRGVRRVVGVSALGRGFTASAGLATASLAMDDLITGTGVDYRALTMPAFMENLLGQAALIRERGEFYSLIDGDRRLPTVAARDVAAAATGLLLDRDWHGQGEVPLLGPEDLSFHRTAAVISEVVGRPVQYRQLSAEAFRAVMTGVGMSEAMALATAEMLLAKNRGLDELVPRTAESATPTHFRSWCAEVLRPALAAADNSARLGIL
- a CDS encoding lipocalin-like domain-containing protein, which codes for MLSEKDLVGVWRLVSHFYVDSDGSTSEGPLGDKADGLLIYHRNGYMTASMMRTVPLTTEDCAAPQTYLGSADDFLGYAGRWRLAHNVVVHQVSIGSHARVVNTRQFRHAEMIQDTLRLRRRLGGPHALVVMDWQRVAEATTVEPVDRGLLYA
- a CDS encoding histidine-type phosphatase, with translation MKRNVATGVALAVTLTVAAVPLTAGTATAQDLRPASHADRHFYTTMTPYQPQQSPTGYQRAPKGFTPVFTENVIRHGARAMTDSSDIDAVLAVLRSAQAQGELTGLGARLGPQVQTLQAAAVSVGYGNLSGLGVREQQQLALRLERRLPSLFTTIAAEREPIEVETSGVARVVASANAFTSELATGDPALAGLIQAPVTDKNLLYFHKQPQNADYQAYLASDPELTAVLAEIDGESSTAESAEHIVSRLFDASFVKAMSSADQISFSTSLYNLYSAAPDLSVEAPDVDLDPFLPAQDAHWFAYLDDATSFYQKGPAFSGRTITYNMADVLLDDLFTQAEAKADGTSDAGAVLRFTHAEEIIPLAVLLDLPGSTEAADPNQPYTYQNNPWRGAQVTPMAANVQWDLYSGPAVSAKGGGSTSAQGTEYLVRMLYNEKQTAFKPSCKPIAKGSYFYDLNELRLCFNQG
- a CDS encoding pyridoxal-dependent decarboxylase encodes the protein MHPHLADDLARLPQLLDATARHAVAYLEGLDDRPVLPSAPVPRPVALPERGVGLEGALAEFAREWDPALSSSAGPRYLGFVTGGATPAAVAGDWLTTAVDQNSNSALDGAGQYLERQTVGWLRELFGLTAEHEGAFVSGATMSNLVGLAIAREWLGERRGVSVAQDGTGALGPVRVLSGAPHSSVAKALSVLGLGRGALVRLPTLPGREAVDIEALERALAESDGPCVVVANAGTVNTVDFDDLRAVAALKRHHDFWLHVDAAFGAFAALAPAEAHLVAGLDAADSVCVDLHKWLNVPYDSAVQFTRRRDLQARVFQNSAAYLGPLGSTPDLVHLTPENSRRLRALAAWFTLRAYGRDGHREIVERDIACARGLGQAVETHPGLRLLAPVRLNVVCFTLAEDPTPQRLAALVEELAEVAFLTPTVYAGVPALRAAFSNWRTTPADVERISTALRHALG